Genomic window (Thermoleophilaceae bacterium):
TATCAGGACGCCGCGCTCGACGGCGACGTGTGCGTCGACCTGCGCGACGGGGGCGAGGTCCCGTACCTGGGCGAGCAGCTCGACCTCGACGTGCGCGTGGAGCCGGGCCGCACCCGCCCGCACGTGCGCCGCCGCGGCGACGTCCTGACCGTCAAGGTGGCCAGGCGCGGCAGGGAGCCGATTCGCGATGCGCTCGAGCGCTGGTACCGGCGCGAGGCCCGGCAGGAGGTGGAGCACCGGTTGAAGGCCGCGGTGGCCCGCGCCGGCACGTCGTACACGACGCTCACGATCAGGGCGCAGCGCACGC
Coding sequences:
- a CDS encoding SprT family zinc-dependent metalloprotease is translated as YQDAALDGDVCVDLRDGGEVPYLGEQLDLDVRVEPGRTRPHVRRRGDVLTVKVARRGREPIRDALERWYRREARQEVEHRLKAAVARAGTSYTTLTIRAQRTRWASCSSNGSMSFNWRLLLAPEEIVDYVVEHEVAHLEVLDHSQRFWRLLGSRCPEYREHERWLKRHGAALRL